The Pan paniscus chromosome 1, NHGRI_mPanPan1-v2.0_pri, whole genome shotgun sequence genome has a segment encoding these proteins:
- the LOC100992095 gene encoding Fc receptor-like protein 2 isoform X2: MLLWSLLVIFDAVTEQADSLTLVAPSSVFEGDSIVLKCQGEQNWKIQKMAYHKDNKELSVFKKFSDFLIQSAVLSDSGNYFCSTKGQLLFWDKTSNIVKIKVQELFQHPVLTASSFQPIEGGPVSLKCETRRSPQRLDVQLQFCFFRENQVLVSGWSSSPELQISAVWSEDTGSYWCEAETVTHRIRKQSLQSQIHVQRIPISNVSLEIRAPGGQVTEGQKLILLCSVAGGTGNVTFSWYREATGTSMGKKTQRSLSAELEIPAVKESDAGKYYCRADNGHVPIQSKVVNIPVRIPVSRPVLTLRSPVAQAAVGDLLELHCEALRGSPPILYQFYHEDVTLGNSSAPSGGGASFNLSLTAEHSGNYSCEANNGLGAQCSEAVPVSISGPDGYRRDLMTAGVLWGLFGVLGFTGVALLLYALFHKISGESSATNEPRTPKSSTLL; this comes from the exons ATGCAGTCACTGAACAGGCAG ATTCGCTGACCCTTGTGGCGCCCTCTTCTGTCTTCGAAGGAGACAGCATCGTTCTGAAATGCCAGGGAGAACAGAACTGGAAAATTCAGAAGATGGCTTACCACAAGGATAACAAAGAGTTATCTGTTTTCAAAAAATTCTCAGATTTCCTTATCCAAAGTGCAGTTTTAAGTGACAGTGGTAACTATTTCTGTAGTACCAAAGGACAACTCCTTTTCTGGGATAAAACTTCAAATATAGTAAAGATAAAAGTCCAAG AGCTCTTTCAACATCCTGTGCTGACTGCCAGCTCCTTCCAGCCCATCGAAGGGGGTCCAGTGAGCCTGAAATGTGAGACCCGGCGCTCTCCACAGAGGTTGGATGTTCAACTCCAGTTCTGCTTCTTCAGAGAAAACCAGGTCCTGGTGTCAGGCTGGAGCAGCTCTCCGGAGCTCCAGATTTCTGCCGTGTGGAGTGAAGACACAGGGTCTTACTGGTGCGAGGCAGAAACGGTGACTCACAGGATCAGAAAACAGAGCCTCCAATCCCAGATTCACGTGCAGA GAATCCCCATCTCTAACGTAAGCTTGGAGATCCGGGCCCCCGGGGGACAGGTGACTGAAGGACAAAAACTCATACTGCTCTGCTCAGTGGCTGGGGGTACAGGAAATGTCACATTCTCCTGGTACAGAGAGGCCACAGGAACCAGTATGGGAAAGAAAACCCAGCGTTCCCTGTCAGCAGAGCTGGAGATCCCAGCTGTGAAAGAGAGTGATGCCGGCAAATATTACTGTAGAGCTGACAACGGCCATGTGCCTATCCAGAGCAAGGTGGTGAATATCCCTGTGAGAA TTCCAGTGTCTCGCCCTGTCCTCACCCTCAGGtctcctgtggcccaggctgcagtgggggaCCTGCTGGAGCTTCACTGTGAGGCCCTGAGAGGCTCTCCCCCAATCTTGTACCAATTTTATCATGAGGATGTCACCCTTGGGAACAGCTCGGCCCCCTCTGGAGGAGGGGCCTCCTTCAACCTCTCTTTGACTGCAGAACATTCTGGAAACTACTCCTGTGAGGCCAACAACGGCCTGGGGGCCCAGTGCAGTGAGGCAGTGCCAGTCTCCATCTCAG GACCTGATGGCTATAGAAGAGACCTCATGACAGCCGGAGTTCTCTGGGGACTGTTTGGTGTCCTTGGTTTCACTGGTGTTGCTTTGCTGTTGTATGCCTTGTTCCACAAGATATCAG